The Acidimicrobiales bacterium sequence ACGAAGACGGCTGGACGGCCGCGGCCTGACTCAGCCCGCGGTGGCGCGCGACGCGGCCCAGTCGGCCTCTTCCTCGCCGAGCGGCGTGCTGGGCGGGGCGTCGGTCCAGACCCACAGTTCCTCGGAGATCGCCCGCCAATTGGCCGTGGCACCGAGCTGGCCGAGAATGGAGAACAGGCCGAGGTTGATCCGCTGGATGAGCGCGAAGGTCGGGGGCACGTTCGTGTGCTTCAGGATGGCGTGGGTCTTGGCGTCGAACGTCTGGTAGAGCAGCCCGACGCTGTAGTCGGTGGTCACGGTGACGGGCTCGTCCTCGAGGATCAGCTCGTAGTACGCCGTGAACCAGTCGTAGATGTCCTCGTCGGAGAACGGGGCGTCGGCGCGGAGCACTTCCTGCTCCTCCGCCGCGGCCCGGAAGACCGCGGGATCGCGGTCGATCATCGCCCGGATCAGCACGGCGAACTGGTCGACCTCCTGCTCCGCGAAGTGCTTGACGAGGCCGAAGTCGAGGAAGGCGACCCGACCGTCGTCGGCCAGGAGGTAGTTGCCGGGATGCGGGTCGCCGTTGAACACGTAGTGCCGGTTCAGACTGCGGAACACGAAGCGGTAGAGGATCTCGGCGACCCGCTGGCGCTCGTCCTCGTCCGCCTCGTAGATCGCCTCGAACGGCCGGCCGGGGACGAACTCGGTGGTGAGCACGTTGCCCGTCGAGAGATCGTCGTGGACGGCCGGCACCCACACGTGGGGGTGGCCGGCGTAGTAGTCGGCGAACAACCGCTGGTTGGCGGCCTCGATGCGATAGTCGAGTTCCTCGCCGATGCGGGCCCGCAGTTCCTCGACGAGCTCGTCGGGGTTGAGCCCCGGGTAGACCATGCCGAGCAACATCGCGAGCCGTTCGGTGTTGTCCAGGTCGGACGCGATCGCCTCGGCGATGCCGGGGTACTGCACCTTCACCGCGACGTCGCGGCCGTCCAGGGTGCGGGCCCGGTGGACCTGCCCGATCGACGCGGCGGCGATCGGCTCGGGATCGATCTCGGCGAACAGCTCGTGGAGCGGGCGACCCAGGGACCGCTCGATCTCGGTCAACGCCAGGTCGGACGGCATCGGCGGTGCGTCCGAGCGCAGCCCGGCGAGCGCCTGGCGCATGGGCTCGGGCATCCCCTCGTCGAGATAGCTCGCCATCTGGCCGAGCTTCATCAAGGCGCCCTTCATCTCACCGAGGGCACCGACCACATCCTCGGCTTCGCGGCGCTCGAGGTCGGCCTGGAGGCGGCGGCGGGTCTCGTCGGACGCCAACCGTGATCGCGCCTTCGTGAAGCCACGGTCGGCGGCCCGGCGGGCGGCGAGGCGCCCCATCTCGATCCGCCGCTGACCCTTGGACAGGGCGCGGATCGGGGACGGCGCCCCCGTCGCGTCGCCATCGCCGCCCGGGGCACTCCGGACCCGGCGGACCAGCGCGACGATCCCGCCGAGGGCCGCGCCGACGAGCGCGCCGACGAGCCCGACGCGGAGGACCCGTCGCACGAGGACTACTCCTCCTCGTCGAGCCCCGCGGCGAGTGCCTCGGCGGTGTCGAGATCGTCGGCGTCGAGCGCGTCGAGGGCGGAGGCGACGGTGTCGAGATCGGACTGGAACCCGTCGAGCAGCTCGTCCTTCGGCGCGGCCTCGTCGGGCTCGTCCACCTCGTCGGACACCGGGGCCGGCGCCGGATCGGGGGACGACGTCTCGTGTGTCGACTCGTGCATCGCTGCGAGGGTAGCCACCCGTTTGGCCGTCCCGGCGCCACACCGGGCACGCTGTGGGCCATGACCTCCCCCGCCGACGGCCCGGCCTCCTCCGACCGCCACCCCCACGCGGGGCTCCCGTTCGACGACAGCGACGACGCGATCGCCGCTGCGCTGGAGGAGGTGAGCATCCCGACCCTGCTCTGCACGATGGTCCACCTCACCGGCGACCCGTCGTGGATCCGGGGTGACCTGCGCCCGGCGGGACTGTTCCTCAACGAGTACCAGGGCTACATGGACGAGGAGAGCAAGGCGGAGGTGCGCCGCCGCGCCCTCCCCGAGATCATCCGATATCGCGACAACGGGTGCGTGCTCCCGCCCCAGCAACCGGACGCGGCGCTGCTGCACGAGATGATGAACTTCGCGGGCTGCGCGGAGATCCCCGACGAGGTCGTACCGATGATGCTCGACGAGATGGGGCTCGCCGACACCGACGTCAACCGGGTGGCGTGGGTGGACGACGTCCCCGCGGCGAAGCGGGCCGACTTCCCGGTGGTCGTCATCGGCTGCGGTCAATCCGGGCTCCTCGCCGGCATCCGGCTCCAGGAGGCTGGCATCCCGTTCACGATCATCGAGAAGAACGGCGGCCCCGGCGGCACATGGTGGGAGAACTCCTACCCGGGCGCCCGGGTCGACGTGGGCAGCCACTTCTACTGCTACTCGTTCGAGCCGTCCGACCACTGGACCGAGTACTTCTCCCAGCAGCCCGAACTCCAGCGCTACTTCCAGAACGTGATGGAGCACCACGGGATCGACGAGCACTGCCGGTTCGACACCGAGGTCGTGGCCGCCACGCTCGACGAGGCCACCGGTCACTGGTCGGTCGTGGTCCGTGATGCCGACGGCAACGAGGACACCCTCGACGCCCGCGCCGTCATCAGTGCGGTGGGTTCGCTCAACCGGGCGAAGATGCCCGACATCGAGGGCATCGACACGTTCGAAGGGCCGTCGTTCCACTCGACCCGCTGGGACCACTCGGTCGACTACACCGGCAAGCGGGTCGCGCTCGTCGGCGCCGGGGCCAGCGGCTTCCAGATCGCGCCGACGATCGCTCCCGCCGTGGAGCACCTCACGATCTTCCAGCGCACAGCCCAGTGGATGTTCCCCAACCCGAACTATCACGAGAAGGTGCCCGAGGGGCAGAAGTGGGCGATCCGGCACCTGCCGTTCTTCGGGCGCTGGTTCCGGTTCCTCCAGTTCTGGCCGGGGTCGGGTGGCGATCTGTCCGGCTCGCGGATCGATCCCGACTACGACGACAGCGACGGACGCGCCGTGAGCGAACGCAACGCCGCCACCCGGGAGTTCTTCGAGGGATGGCTGCGTGAACAGCTCGAGGACCGGCCCGACCTGATCGACAAGGTCGTGCCGCCCTACCCGGCCACCGGCAAACGCACCCTCCAGGACAACGGGTCGTGGCTCGCCTGCCTGAAGCGTGACGATGTCACCCTGGAGCGCACCGGCATCGAGCGCATCGAACCCACGGGAGTGCGCACGACCGACGGCGTGCTCCACGAGGCCGACATCATCGTGTACGCCACCGGCTTCCATCACAACCGCTTCCTGTGGCCGATGGACATCCGCGGGCGCGGCGGCAAGACGCTCGCCGAGCACTGGGGCGACGAACCGACCGCCTACCTCGGGATCACGGTGCCCGAGTTCCCCAACCTGTTCTGCATGTACGGCCCGGGAACGAACCTCGCCCACGGCGGCAGCCTGATCTTCCATTCGGAGTGTCAGATCACCTACATCATGGGGTGTATCGGCGAGCTGCTCGCCGGCGACCACCTGCTGATGGAGCCGAAGCAGGACGTGCACGACGCGTTCGAGGCGCGGCGCAGCGAGGAGATCCACCAGATGGTGTGGTCGCACTGGTCGATCCGACACACCCACTTCCGGAACCCGGAGGGACGGATCTTCACCCTGTCGCCCTGGCCGATCCACAACTACCAGCAGTGGACGAAGCGCCCGGATCCGGCCGACTATCTCTTCACGTGACTGTCTTCACGTAGCCGTTCTCAGGTGGCCGTCTTCACCGGGCGCTCGTTGCCGGCGCGGTGGGCGGCGGTCCCGCTCGGATAGAAGGCGGCGACGACCACCGCGGCGGCGAGGAAGCTGCCCACGACCCACCGGTAGCCGTTGTGGAATCCGGCCAGGTCGAGGTCGGCGGCCAGGGTGACGACCACCGAAATGCCGATCGCGTAGCCGACCTGTTGGAGCGTACGGATCGTCGCGTTCGCGCTGGCGAACTGCTGGGGGTCGATCTCCGCCATCGCCGCGCTCTGCATGCCCGCGATGGTCGCGCCGACGCCGAGCCCCAACGCGAGGTTGGCAGGCAGGAACACGGCGACGAACTCCTGCTCGGTGGTCGACTGGGTGAGCAGCCACACATACGAGGCGCCGCACAACAGGGCGCCGGAGGAGACCACCCAACGGTGACCGATGCGGTCGGCGAGGCTCCCGAGCGGCGCCGAGGAGAGCGCGCCGACGATCGGCCCCGGCGTGAGCGCGAACCCCGTGGCGAGCACGCTCATCCCCCAGAGGCGCTGGAGCATGAAGCTGTTGAGCAGGAAGCCGGCGGTGAACCCGAGTGAGTAGAACCAGAACGCCGCGGTCGCGACGGAGAACGAGCGCTTGCGGAACAGGGTGAGGTCGAGCAGCGGGGCGGGATGGCGGGCGGAGCGCACCACGACCACCGGGAGCAGAGCGAGGCCGACGAGGATCATCGCGACGACGCTCGGGTCCGTCCACCCGACGCTCTCGGAGCGGACGATGCCCCACATCATGATCGCCACACCGGCAACCCCGATGGGCACACCGATGACGTCCAGCGATCCCCGGGCCGTCTCGTCACGGCTCTCGCGCACCAGCCGCGAGGCGGCGATGACGACCAGAACGCCGAGGGGCACGTTGATCAGGAAGATCAGGCGCCAGCCGGATGCCTCGATCAGGAGGGCACCGACGGAAGGGCCGAAGGCCGCGCCGAGCGCACCCATGGCGCCCCACAACCCGATCGCGACCCCCCGCTTCGCCAACGGGAACAGGGGCAGCACCATCGCGAGCGAGGCCGGGGTGAGCAGGGCACCGCCGACGGCCTGGATCACCCGGGCGGCGATGAGGAACTCCACGTTGGGGGCGAGACCGCACAGCGCCGACCCGCCGATGAAACCGAGCACGCCCACCATGAACATCGCCCGCCGACCCCGGCGATCGGCCAACCGCCCCGCCAGGAGCATCAGCGACGCGAGCGCGACGTTGTAGCCGGA is a genomic window containing:
- a CDS encoding DHA2 family efflux MFS transporter permease subunit, translated to MNETADTPRNVVTREAWLSLAVATSAAFLVVIDVSVVNVALPSIATDFEASTTALSWVVSGYNVALASLMLLAGRLADRRGRRAMFMVGVLGFIGGSALCGLAPNVEFLIAARVIQAVGGALLTPASLAMVLPLFPLAKRGVAIGLWGAMGALGAAFGPSVGALLIEASGWRLIFLINVPLGVLVVIAASRLVRESRDETARGSLDVIGVPIGVAGVAIMMWGIVRSESVGWTDPSVVAMILVGLALLPVVVVRSARHPAPLLDLTLFRKRSFSVATAAFWFYSLGFTAGFLLNSFMLQRLWGMSVLATGFALTPGPIVGALSSAPLGSLADRIGHRWVVSSGALLCGASYVWLLTQSTTEQEFVAVFLPANLALGLGVGATIAGMQSAAMAEIDPQQFASANATIRTLQQVGYAIGISVVVTLAADLDLAGFHNGYRWVVGSFLAAAVVVAAFYPSGTAAHRAGNERPVKTAT
- a CDS encoding AarF/ABC1/UbiB kinase family protein, whose amino-acid sequence is MRRVLRVGLVGALVGAALGGIVALVRRVRSAPGGDGDATGAPSPIRALSKGQRRIEMGRLAARRAADRGFTKARSRLASDETRRRLQADLERREAEDVVGALGEMKGALMKLGQMASYLDEGMPEPMRQALAGLRSDAPPMPSDLALTEIERSLGRPLHELFAEIDPEPIAAASIGQVHRARTLDGRDVAVKVQYPGIAEAIASDLDNTERLAMLLGMVYPGLNPDELVEELRARIGEELDYRIEAANQRLFADYYAGHPHVWVPAVHDDLSTGNVLTTEFVPGRPFEAIYEADEDERQRVAEILYRFVFRSLNRHYVFNGDPHPGNYLLADDGRVAFLDFGLVKHFAEQEVDQFAVLIRAMIDRDPAVFRAAAEEQEVLRADAPFSDEDIYDWFTAYYELILEDEPVTVTTDYSVGLLYQTFDAKTHAILKHTNVPPTFALIQRINLGLFSILGQLGATANWRAISEELWVWTDAPPSTPLGEEEADWAASRATAG
- a CDS encoding NAD(P)/FAD-dependent oxidoreductase translates to MTSPADGPASSDRHPHAGLPFDDSDDAIAAALEEVSIPTLLCTMVHLTGDPSWIRGDLRPAGLFLNEYQGYMDEESKAEVRRRALPEIIRYRDNGCVLPPQQPDAALLHEMMNFAGCAEIPDEVVPMMLDEMGLADTDVNRVAWVDDVPAAKRADFPVVVIGCGQSGLLAGIRLQEAGIPFTIIEKNGGPGGTWWENSYPGARVDVGSHFYCYSFEPSDHWTEYFSQQPELQRYFQNVMEHHGIDEHCRFDTEVVAATLDEATGHWSVVVRDADGNEDTLDARAVISAVGSLNRAKMPDIEGIDTFEGPSFHSTRWDHSVDYTGKRVALVGAGASGFQIAPTIAPAVEHLTIFQRTAQWMFPNPNYHEKVPEGQKWAIRHLPFFGRWFRFLQFWPGSGGDLSGSRIDPDYDDSDGRAVSERNAATREFFEGWLREQLEDRPDLIDKVVPPYPATGKRTLQDNGSWLACLKRDDVTLERTGIERIEPTGVRTTDGVLHEADIIVYATGFHHNRFLWPMDIRGRGGKTLAEHWGDEPTAYLGITVPEFPNLFCMYGPGTNLAHGGSLIFHSECQITYIMGCIGELLAGDHLLMEPKQDVHDAFEARRSEEIHQMVWSHWSIRHTHFRNPEGRIFTLSPWPIHNYQQWTKRPDPADYLFT